Proteins from a single region of Synergistaceae bacterium:
- a CDS encoding MerR family transcriptional regulator has translation MEQHTSAIAGLLSVGELAKFARVTRTTIRHYNNLKLITPALRDTNRYRYYSFREIAVINLIVTLRDLGVPLKTIVRLQQTRTPEKMVKLFEEQNGHIEEGIAKLRRSQKLLLTLKSIIENGIAVEEEKIEVHWAEAETILMGPQIDYSQGRSIEEATLDFYKYCKKLNPNLDLNYPVWGMYSEKRIKKGDWVGPDRFYFRMPDAPDEKPKGWYLTGYTRGNYGQSDALYRKLLDYAKAHDIEICGPAWEMYPLNEISIASPDDYLMRISMTVKNTAGKKRDRKNPP, from the coding sequence ATGGAACAACACACAAGCGCGATTGCGGGATTGCTTTCTGTAGGAGAATTGGCTAAATTTGCGCGAGTTACGCGAACCACGATACGCCACTACAACAATCTGAAACTGATCACCCCCGCTCTGAGGGACACAAATCGTTATCGTTATTATTCCTTCCGTGAAATCGCGGTCATCAACCTGATCGTCACTCTGAGAGATCTGGGGGTGCCCCTCAAAACAATCGTCAGGCTCCAGCAGACCCGCACGCCGGAAAAAATGGTGAAGCTCTTCGAAGAGCAGAACGGCCACATTGAAGAGGGCATCGCGAAACTGAGGCGATCTCAAAAACTTTTGCTGACCCTGAAATCCATCATCGAAAACGGAATCGCCGTGGAGGAAGAAAAAATTGAGGTTCACTGGGCCGAGGCCGAAACCATTCTGATGGGACCCCAAATCGACTATTCCCAGGGCCGGTCCATCGAAGAAGCCACCCTCGATTTTTATAAATACTGCAAAAAATTGAATCCGAACCTGGATTTAAACTATCCCGTCTGGGGAATGTATTCTGAAAAGCGGATTAAAAAAGGCGACTGGGTGGGGCCGGACCGTTTTTATTTCCGGATGCCGGACGCCCCCGACGAAAAACCAAAGGGCTGGTATCTGACCGGATATACCCGGGGGAACTATGGACAGAGCGACGCCCTGTACAGAAAGCTCCTGGACTACGCGAAGGCTCACGACATCGAAATTTGCGGCCCCGCCTGGGAAATGTACCCCCTCAACGAGATTTCCATCGCA